CCGGGTGACCGCAAGAGTGTCCAGCCGATGGCCGCCCGCGATGGCGAGTTTGGCTATGACCAACTCCATCATTTTGTCTCTGACGGCGTTTGGGAAAGTGGACCGCTTGAAGCCGTTCTCCTGAAGGAGGCCGACCGTCTGGTGGGGGATGATGCCGGTTATCTTGTCATCGATGACACGGCGCTGCCGAAAAAGGGCAGCCATTCGGTTGGCGTGGCGGCGCAATATGCTTCCTCGCTTGGCAAGACGTCCAACTGCCAGTCGCTTGTTTCGGTGACGCTGGCATCGCGCGAAGTGCCTGTGATGGTGGGCCTGCGCCTGTTCTTGCCCGAGAGTTGGACGAATGATGTCGCGCGGATGAACCGGGCTCGGGTCCCGCAAGAATGCCAGGTTGCCCTGACAAAGCCGGAGATCGCCATTGAGGAAATTGATCGTGTTATAGCCTCTGGGGCCCGGTTCGGGTGCGTGCTGGCCGATGCTGGCTATGGGTCAAGCGGGCCGTTCCGCGAGGCCCTGAGCAAGCGCGACCTGTTGTGGGCCGTCGGCATATCACGGCGTCAGAATGTGTATCAGGCAGACGTCGGCCTAATCTTCCCGGAAGCGGCAACCGGAAGGCGGCGCAAATACCATGTCCCTGACGATGTTGCTGTCTCTGCCGAAAAGATGTTGGCTGATGGGAAATGGAAGAAAGTAAGTTGGCGGCGCGGAACCAAAGGCAAGCTGAACTGCCAGTTTGCCGCTTGCCGCGTTCGGGTCGCAGATGGCCACAGGCATCGTATGAGCGACGGTCGTGTCCAAGCCATGCCTGGCGAGGAGGAGGTCTGGCTGGTCGGGGAAAGGCGTTCAACCGGAGAACAGAAATACTACCTGTCAAACCTGCCTGCCGACGCCCCCCTCAAGATGCTAGCCGCGGCTATCAAGGCAAGGTGGATCTGCGAACAGGCACATCAGCAACTCAAGGAAGAGCTTGGGCTTGATCACTTCGAAGGCAGGTCATGGACCGGTTTGCACCGACATTGTCTAATGGCGATGATCGCTTTTGCATTTCTCCAATCCCGCCGCCTCAAAGCAGCGGGACGAAAAAAAAAGAGTCGGGGGGCCACCGCCTCAGCCGACAATGCCCGCCATCCGCCAGGCCATTCTCGACCTCTTCATGCGACCGCCACCAAGGCGCTGTCCCCACTGTGACAAACGCCTCGCCGAGCCCGCCAAGAATAATATGCCAAAGTAGTGCTAGTGTTGTGACTCTAACGCCTGTCGCCCCCTGGCGACCTTTTCAAGAATGTCTGTAGCGGATTTGGTCCAAACGAAGGGCTTTGGATCGGCGTTGTGATGATCGAGATAGTCTTGAATTGCGCCTTCGAGTTCGGCGACACTCTTGAACACGCCGCAGCGGATGCGATCGCCTGTTATCAAGCCGAAAAAGCGTTCGACCTGATTGAGCCAGGACGCCGAAGTGGGGGTGAAATGCATGTGGAAGCGAGGATGTTTGGCCAGCCATGCTTTGACCGCCGGATGCTTATGGGTGGCATAGTTGTCGGCGATCAGGTGCAGGTCGAAGCCCTTGGGCGTGCTGCGGTCGATGAGTCGAAGGAATTTGAGCCATTCCTGGTGCCGATGACGTTTCATGCATTCGCCGATCACCCTGCCGGTGGCGACATCGAGGGCGGCGAACAGTGTCGTCGTGCCATGCCGCTTATAGTCGTGGGTCATCGTTCCCGCCCGCCCCTTCTTCATTGGCAGGCCCGGTTGGGTGCGGTCCAGCGCCTGGATCTGTGACTTCTCATCGACCGAGAACACCAGTGCCCGGTCCGGCGGATCAAGATAGAGACCGACGACGTCCGTCACCTTCTCGACGAACTGCTTGTCGTTCGACAGTTTGAACGTCTTGGTCAAATGGGGCTTGAGCCCATGCGCGCTCCAAATGCGCTGTACGCTGGTGTGGCTCAGACCCACCGCCTTGGCAAGCGTGCGCGCGCTCCATTGCGTGGCAGCCGGTGGCTTCTGTCGCAGCGTCATCTCGACCACACGCGCAATGACTTCGGCGCTCAACGGCGTCTTACGGCCAGGCCGGGTCGCGTCGCGCCCAAGCCCATCGACACCCTGCTCAAGATAACGATCGCGCCAGCGGTAGGCCGTCTTCTTGGTCTTGCCCAGCGTCCGCACAATCGACGCCAAACTCGCCGCGTCCGCCCACATCAGCACGATCCGCGCACGCCAAACAAGCTTCTGCGGCGTGTTCCGGTCCGCCACCCAACCTTCCAACCGCACCCGAGCCTCAGGCGACAGCAACAGCCTTTTGTCCATGTCCATCGACACAAACTCGCATATTTGCAAGATCAAGGGAATCCATCCGTTGATTCCGCAACACTAGTTAACGTTCTCGCCGTATTCGTTAGCGTGTTCGGCCAGGATGGTCATGCCGTCTTCGTTGACGTCGGCAAAGCCACCGCGCACCTGGAAGACGCGCTTCGTCGTACCGTCGAGGATGGTGACATCCCCTTCGGCCAGCGTGGTCATGAAGGGCGCGTGATGCGCCAGAACGCCGAATTCACCTTCGACACCCGGCGCCACGACCTGATCAACCTCGCCCGCGAACAGTTCGCGTTCGGGGGTGACCAGGGAAACGTGCAGCTTATCCGTATCGGCCATGATTACTTGCCTTCGCCGGCCAGCTTTTCAGCCTTGGCAATAGCGTCTTCGATGGTGCCGACCATGTAGAAGGCGGCTTCCGGCAGGTGATCGTAGTCACCGTTGCAGATGCCCTTGAAGCCCTTGATGGTGTCTTCGATCGACATCAGCACGCCCGGCGTACCGGTGAAGATTTCGGCCACGTGGAAAGGCTGCGACATGAAGCGCTGGATCTTGCGGGCGCGGGCAACGGTCGCCTTGTCTTCTTCCGACAGTTCGTCCATGCCGAGGATGGCGATGATGTCCTTCAGCGCCTTGTACTGCTGGAGGATTTCCTGAACGCGCGTGGCGGTTTCGTAGTGTTCCTGACCGACAACGCGCGGATCAAGAATACGCGAGGTCGAGTCGAGCGGATCGACGGCCGGGTAGATGCCCTGTTCGGCGATCGAGCGCGACAGAACGGTGGTGGCGTCCAGGTGGGCGAACGAAGCGGCCGGGGCCGGGTCGGTCAAGTCGTCGGCGGGGACGTACACAGCCTGAACCGAGGTGATCGAGCCCTTGTTGGTCGAGGTGATGCGCTCTTGCAGACGGCCCATTTCGGTAGCGAGCGTCGGCTGATAACCCACGGCCGAAGGAATACGGCCCAGCAGAGCGGACACTTCGGAACCGGCCTGGGTGAAGCGGAAGATGTTGTCGACGAAGAACAGAACGTCCTTGCCTTCGACGTCGCGGAAATATTCGGCCTGAGCCAGGCCGGTCAGGGCGACGCGGGCGCGCGCACCAGGAGGCTCGTTCATCTGACCGTAAACCAGCGTACAGCGCGAGGTGCCCCCGCCGCCGTGCTCGTTCACCTTGGATTCGATCATTTCGTGGTATAGATCGTTGCCTTCGCGGGTACGCTCACCGACGCCGGCGAACACCGAGTAGCCGCCGTAGGCCTTGGCGATGTTGTTGATCAGTTCCTGAATGGTAACGGTCTTGCCAACGCCGGCGCCGCCGAACAGGCCGATCTTGCCGCCCTTCGAATAGGGGCAGATCAGGTCGATAACCTTGATGCCGGTGACGAGGATTTCAGCCGAGGTGGCTTGGTCAGCGAACGAAGGCGCATCGGCGTGGATCGGGTTGAAGAACTTGGTTTCGATCGGTCCGGCTTCGTCGATCGGCTCGCCAATGACGTTCATGATGCGGCCGAGCGTGGCCGGGCCGACCGGTACGGTGATCGGGGTGCCGAGGTCGGTAACGTCCTGACCGCGAACGAGGCCTTCGGTGGCGTCCATGGCGATGGTGCGGACGGTGTTTTCACCAAGGTGCTGTGCGACTTCCAGAACCAGACGCGCGCCGGTGGCGGTGTTGGTGGTTTCCAGGGCGTTCAGGATGGCGGGCATGCCACCTTCAAACGAAACGTCGACGACGGCGCCGATGATCTGGGTGATCTTGCCCTTGGCGGCAGTGATCTTTTGTTGAGCGGACATGGGTTCGTATCCTTACAGGGCTTCGGCGCCGGCGATGATCTCGATCAGTTCGGTCGTGATCTGGGCCTGGCGTTTACGGTTATATTTCAAGTTCATCGCTTTGATCATTTCGCCGGCATTGCGCGTGGCGTTATCCATGGCGCTCATCTGCGAGGCGTAGAAGCCAGCGTTGTTTTCCAGCAGGCTGGAGAGTATCTGCACCGACAGGTTACGCGGCAGGAGTGTCTCAAGGATCTCTTCCTCGGAGGGCTCATACTCATAGACCGGCTGCACGCCGCCGGTATCGGCAGCGGCGGACAGATCGACTTCGGCCGGTATAAGGCGCTTAGGCGTAGGCACCTGAGCGATGACCGACTGGAAGCGCGAATAGAAGAGGGTCACGACATCGGCGCGGCCTTCGGAAAATTCACGCGCGATCAGATCGGCGATCGGCGTCACCACGTCGATCGTCAGCACCTTGGTGCCCGACAGGTCGAAGCTTTCGACGATCTTGTCACCGTGAGTGCGCTTCAACTGGTCACGGCCTTTACGGCCGATGGTGATGAGGCGAACCTTTTTGCCGGCGGCGGTTTGCTGGGCGATGAATTCGCGGGCGGCGCGGACGATGTTCGAATTGAACCCGCCGGCCAGACCGCGGTCAGCCGTGGCCACGACCACGAGCTGGTTGGTCTGCGAGCCATTGCCGGCCAGCATGGCGGGCGCGGAATCGCCCGTGATGCTCTTGGCCAGATTGGCGATGACCGCTGCCATGCGCCGGGCGTAGGGCCGGGCGTTTTCCGCCGAGTCCTGCGCGCGCTTGAGCTTGGCGGCCGCCACCATCTGCATCGCTTTCGTGATCTTCTGCGTGGCTTTCACGCTTCCGATCTGAGTACGCATGTCCTTTAAGCTTGCCATTGTTTTGGTCTAACTTTCCGGATTTAGGCGAAGTTGGAGGTGAAATCGGCGACGATCGTCTTCAACTGCTCTTCGAGCTCAGCCGACAAGGCCTTCTTTTCGCGGATCGCGGTCAGAAGATCGGTGTGGCGGGTGCGAAGCGAGGACAGCAGGTCCTTCTCGTAGCGGCCGACATCGCCCACGGCGATGGTGTCGAGGTAACCGCGCGTACCGGCGTAAATCACGCAGACCTGCTCTTCAACCTTCAGCGGCGAGTATTGCGGCTGTTTCAGAAGCTCGGTCAGACGGGCACCACGGGCCAGCAGGCGCTGGGTTGCGGCGTCCAGATCGGAACCGAACTTGGCGAAGGCGGCCATTTCACGATACTGGGCCAGGTCGCCCTTGATGGCGCCGGCGACTTGCTTCATCGCCTTGATCTGAGCCGACGAGCCGACGCGCGACACCGACAGACCGACGTTCACGGCCGGACGGATGCCCTGATAGAACAGGTCGGTTTCGAGGAAGATCTGACCGTCGGTGATCGAGATCACGTTGGTCGGGATGTAGGCCGACACGTCGTTGGCTTGCGTTTCGATGATCGGCAGGGCGGTCATCGAGCCGGAGCCGTTTTCTTCGTTCAGCTTGGCGGCGCGCTCCAGCAGGCGGGAGTGCAGGTAGAAAACGTCGCCCGGATAGGCTTCGCGGCCCGGCGGACGGCGCAGCAGCAGGGACATCTGGCGATAGGCGACGGCCTGCTTCGACAGATCGTCATAGATGATCAGCGAGTGCATGCCGTTGTCGCGGAAATATTCGCCCATGGCGCAACCGGCGAACGGCGCCAGGTATTGCAGCGGGGCCGGCTCGGAAGCCGAAGCGACGACGACGATGGTGTATTCGAGGGCGCCGTTTTCTTCGAGCGCTTTCACGATCTGGGCAACGGTCGAACGCTTCTGGCCGATGGCGACGTAAACGCAATAAAGCTTGGCGTTCTCGTCGGTGCCTTCGTTGGCGGCCTTCTGGTTCAGGATGGCGTCGATGGCTACGGCGGTCTTGCCGGTCTGACGGTCACCGATGATCAGTTCGCGCTGGCCGCGACCAACGGGGATCAGAGTGTCGATGGCCTTGATGCCGGTTTGGACGGGCTCATGTACCGACTTGCGCGGGATGATGCCGGGGGCCTTCAGGTCGGTACGGCGGCGTTCGGTCGAAACGATCGGGCCCTTGCCGTCGATCGGCTCACCGAGCGGGTTGACGACGCGGCCGAGCAGGCCCTTGCCGACCGGCACGTCGACGATTTCGCCGAGGCGGCGGCATTCGTCGCCTTCCGAGATTTCACGGTCTTCGCCGAAGATAACGACGCCGACATTGTCCTTTTCCAGGTTGAGGGCCATGCCCTTGACGCCGGCTTTCGGGAACACGACCATTTCACCGGCCTGAACCTTGTCGAGACCGTAAACGCGGGCGATACCGTCACCGACGCTGAGGACGGAACCAACGTCCGACACATCGGCTTCTTCACCGAAACCTGCGATTTGAGCTTTGAGGATGGCCGAGATTTCGGCTGCACGAATGTCCATGGGTATTACGCTCTCTTAAGGGCGAATTTGAGGGAATCAAGTTTGGTCTTGAGCGAAGCGTCGAAGAGACGCGAACCTACGCGGACCTTAAGCCCGCCCAGGAGGGCCGGATCAACACGGGTGCTGATCTCGGCGGATTGGCCCAGCGTCTTGGCGAGGGCCTTTTTGAGGTCGTCCAGCTGCGCATCAGAAAGCGCTACAGCCGAGGTCACTTCAGCGCTGACAATGCCTTTTTTGGCGTCGTACAGCTTGTTAAAAGCGGTGATGAAGGGGAACAGGTGATCCATGCGGCCATTTGAGGCCAGAACACCGAGCGCCTTGCGTGTCAGGTCGTTGAGGTTCAGGCCAGCCGCCACGGCCAGCAGGCCGCTCAGCTTCACGTCCGACTTATAGACCTGA
The window above is part of the Asticcacaulis sp. MM231 genome. Proteins encoded here:
- a CDS encoding IS630 family transposase, which encodes MDMDKRLLLSPEARVRLEGWVADRNTPQKLVWRARIVLMWADAASLASIVRTLGKTKKTAYRWRDRYLEQGVDGLGRDATRPGRKTPLSAEVIARVVEMTLRQKPPAATQWSARTLAKAVGLSHTSVQRIWSAHGLKPHLTKTFKLSNDKQFVEKVTDVVGLYLDPPDRALVFSVDEKSQIQALDRTQPGLPMKKGRAGTMTHDYKRHGTTTLFAALDVATGRVIGECMKRHRHQEWLKFLRLIDRSTPKGFDLHLIADNYATHKHPAVKAWLAKHPRFHMHFTPTSASWLNQVERFFGLITGDRIRCGVFKSVAELEGAIQDYLDHHNADPKPFVWTKSATDILEKVARGRQALESQH
- the atpH gene encoding ATP synthase F1 subunit delta, with protein sequence MPGSLSDNQQFRETEAGERYAKAAFELAEDNKVLDVVHGDIVALKALLLSSAELRTFVGSQVYKSDVKLSGLLAVAAGLNLNDLTRKALGVLASNGRMDHLFPFITAFNKLYDAKKGIVSAEVTSAVALSDAQLDDLKKALAKTLGQSAEISTRVDPALLGGLKVRVGSRLFDASLKTKLDSLKFALKRA
- a CDS encoding F0F1 ATP synthase subunit gamma; this encodes MASLKDMRTQIGSVKATQKITKAMQMVAAAKLKRAQDSAENARPYARRMAAVIANLAKSITGDSAPAMLAGNGSQTNQLVVVATADRGLAGGFNSNIVRAAREFIAQQTAAGKKVRLITIGRKGRDQLKRTHGDKIVESFDLSGTKVLTIDVVTPIADLIAREFSEGRADVVTLFYSRFQSVIAQVPTPKRLIPAEVDLSAAADTGGVQPVYEYEPSEEEILETLLPRNLSVQILSSLLENNAGFYASQMSAMDNATRNAGEMIKAMNLKYNRKRQAQITTELIEIIAGAEAL
- a CDS encoding ATP synthase F1 subunit epsilon, giving the protein MADTDKLHVSLVTPERELFAGEVDQVVAPGVEGEFGVLAHHAPFMTTLAEGDVTILDGTTKRVFQVRGGFADVNEDGMTILAEHANEYGENVN
- the atpD gene encoding F0F1 ATP synthase subunit beta translates to MSAQQKITAAKGKITQIIGAVVDVSFEGGMPAILNALETTNTATGARLVLEVAQHLGENTVRTIAMDATEGLVRGQDVTDLGTPITVPVGPATLGRIMNVIGEPIDEAGPIETKFFNPIHADAPSFADQATSAEILVTGIKVIDLICPYSKGGKIGLFGGAGVGKTVTIQELINNIAKAYGGYSVFAGVGERTREGNDLYHEMIESKVNEHGGGGTSRCTLVYGQMNEPPGARARVALTGLAQAEYFRDVEGKDVLFFVDNIFRFTQAGSEVSALLGRIPSAVGYQPTLATEMGRLQERITSTNKGSITSVQAVYVPADDLTDPAPAASFAHLDATTVLSRSIAEQGIYPAVDPLDSTSRILDPRVVGQEHYETATRVQEILQQYKALKDIIAILGMDELSEEDKATVARARKIQRFMSQPFHVAEIFTGTPGVLMSIEDTIKGFKGICNGDYDHLPEAAFYMVGTIEDAIAKAEKLAGEGK
- a CDS encoding IS701 family transposase, giving the protein MSEHWRVDLEDWLTPFLVALRHKTRMRLCPAYIAGLIGPGDRKSVQPMAARDGEFGYDQLHHFVSDGVWESGPLEAVLLKEADRLVGDDAGYLVIDDTALPKKGSHSVGVAAQYASSLGKTSNCQSLVSVTLASREVPVMVGLRLFLPESWTNDVARMNRARVPQECQVALTKPEIAIEEIDRVIASGARFGCVLADAGYGSSGPFREALSKRDLLWAVGISRRQNVYQADVGLIFPEAATGRRRKYHVPDDVAVSAEKMLADGKWKKVSWRRGTKGKLNCQFAACRVRVADGHRHRMSDGRVQAMPGEEEVWLVGERRSTGEQKYYLSNLPADAPLKMLAAAIKARWICEQAHQQLKEELGLDHFEGRSWTGLHRHCLMAMIAFAFLQSRRLKAAGRKKKSRGATASADNARHPPGHSRPLHATATKALSPL
- the atpA gene encoding F0F1 ATP synthase subunit alpha, which gives rise to MDIRAAEISAILKAQIAGFGEEADVSDVGSVLSVGDGIARVYGLDKVQAGEMVVFPKAGVKGMALNLEKDNVGVVIFGEDREISEGDECRRLGEIVDVPVGKGLLGRVVNPLGEPIDGKGPIVSTERRRTDLKAPGIIPRKSVHEPVQTGIKAIDTLIPVGRGQRELIIGDRQTGKTAVAIDAILNQKAANEGTDENAKLYCVYVAIGQKRSTVAQIVKALEENGALEYTIVVVASASEPAPLQYLAPFAGCAMGEYFRDNGMHSLIIYDDLSKQAVAYRQMSLLLRRPPGREAYPGDVFYLHSRLLERAAKLNEENGSGSMTALPIIETQANDVSAYIPTNVISITDGQIFLETDLFYQGIRPAVNVGLSVSRVGSSAQIKAMKQVAGAIKGDLAQYREMAAFAKFGSDLDAATQRLLARGARLTELLKQPQYSPLKVEEQVCVIYAGTRGYLDTIAVGDVGRYEKDLLSSLRTRHTDLLTAIREKKALSAELEEQLKTIVADFTSNFA